ttaaaatatcacataattttgttaataattaaaaattatttatatatttaattatgttttaacAGGTCCAGGCAGATCTGACAGGTAAGACTAATTAGTGAGTTTGGACATGACCTATTAATATATTAAGGCTTTTAAAAGAGTCTGAGTCTGTGCCTCTTTTATAACAAACCAGGTCAAACACAGGCCAGATCGCAGGTCTTAGCAGGCCGCCTGACTTTTTTTCACTCCTAATCTCACTTCAAAAAACACGTACATATGAATCTGTATCATCCTGCTAggaataaacaaaaaatagaaatagacaaataaaaattaaaaaaatataaaaaaaacagtTTTTTCTGAATaaagtaaataataaattaaaaaaaattaattttaatttatttatatttaatagaTGTGAGATGTCGTCTATTATTTAGATTGTTCATCATTTCTGTTGTTTATCTAATAAAATTGTAGCCAAAATTTAGTTGAGTAAACTGATGGAACTTGTAGCCGGCTACCCTAACAATTGCATGGCTTAGGCTTCCGGACATGGTTATTGAGGCCCAGTTAATCATTGGGCTTATGGGATAATTGTTTGTTTTTTAGAAATGGGATATTTCGATGGCTCATAATTCGTTGTGTTAAAGATTTGAAGAGCGTTTCacgtccaaaaaaaaaaaaaaagatttgaagagCGTTGATGTTGGTCTCAAGCGGAGCATGAAGAGGGAATCGCATGTTTGAATTTCGGGTCGGGGTTGCGGGTCggttttttggggggggggttTGTTTTCTACTTTGGGTCTGGGCCAGTTTTTGGCCTGGGTACCTgactagaaaaaaaaaaaaacgaagtgACGGGTACCTTACAagcttaaattttaaatgaatgTTGTGAGAAAACCCCGCGCATAACACCCCCACCCctttctctgtctctctctCAGCAGAAAACCCAAATCTTCTCTTGGAATCGGAAGAACAGCCACCACCCATAATCCTCTCGTCTCTTCGAAGAACCGCCACTACCCACCATCCCACTTCAGAGCTCAAACTCATCGCCCAAGATTGAGTTATAAATtcaattgtttaatttattaattctgcTGATATTGATTTTAAAATCCACTATGTTGTATTTGTGTTGGTGAATTGATGTTTTGCTGTTattgattcaaaataaaaacattGCCACAATTCTGCATTGAATTTCCTATATGGCTTCATATGATTTGGTTGAACTATGCTTATGATTCTTAGGTTCGATACATGATTTGGTTGAATTATGCTTATGATTCTTCGGTGCAGCACAGAGTGACTTTTTTCTAGGGTTTGGTTCTGACGATTGTTATGAATCATTTTTCGTGTTTGTAGTTTTATTTGTTGGTGGGAGTGAATTGACGTTTATTTTCTACGAATTTTCAAATTctgactgtttttttttttttttcagatctGACTCTTTGTAACTCAACATAGCTCGAGTCAGAGACATGGACGAGATTAATCGATGGGCAGACATTGACGAAGATTTGTTGAAAGAAATTTCAAAACGGTTTCATGCCTACGATGATTACCTTCAGCTTCGAATGGTTTGCAAAGAGTGGAGCTTGAAACTTCCAAAGATTCCCAATGGAAACAAAATTCCATGGTTATTGTTACCTGACGAAACTGTCAAGAATCATTCCTACGAAGACGAGGAGATTTATCATCTCATGCAATTAGCTGCTGCAGATGATGAAACTCTTGATACTTGCGTCCTTGAAGAGAAAGATATTTACCATATCATGCTGCCAGAGATGCAGTCGGACAACAAGTTCATCCGCGGTTCTGGTCATGGATGGGTGATTGTCCAATCCATATCTGATGGCACTATGCAAATGTTAAATCCATTTACAAATCGTAGTTTGGATCTTCCTCCAGTCTCAACTTTACCCACTATAATTGATTACCAGCCTGATAATCATGGGGATGAATACACAACGTGGGATTTTCGTGACATTAGGATCACCCTGGATAGAGATAGCGTGCATAGATTCCAAGTTTTTAAGGTTATTATAAACTCATCTCCTGAGCATGACATTGAAAATTTTATGGCGGTGGTGATATTCGGACCTAACCAGAGGCTGGCCTTTTACAAGCCTGGCAATATGAGATGGGTAGAATTTCCAACCAGAGATAAGAGGTTTGAGGACGTAATATTTTTCCAAGAAAAGATATATGCCATAAACAATGACGGGCAGCTATATGAATTTGATACAAAGATAAGAGCAGGGCTTAAGGGAGGAATCCATGAAACCAGACCTCCATCCGAAATTCCCGTAGGCCCTCACGAGCCTAAATGTCTTATTGGGTGCGCCAATGGAAGCTTATTGATGTTGGTAAGATATCTTCGCCATCCCTTCTTGAGGAGAATACGCAGGGATTTTGAAACTTACAAATTCGATATCTATGAGTtaaaaagaaacagaaaagagtgGTCAACATTAGATAATTTAGGTAACTATATACTAGTGATTGGCTTTAATTCTTCTGTTCAAATTCCTATGCCTTTTCTAAGCAAAGGAAACCAGATTTGGTTTACAGATAACCAAACAGCGATGCAATCATCATTTTACGATCCTGTTTTTCAAGATATCGGCATCTTCGACTTGGACCATGGAAATTTCCAGAGAGTATTGTTAGAAGTGAAGTTCTTTTGTCCTCCTGTTTGGTTGTTACCCTAATTCATACTCCTTAAGCTTTTGTCAGTGTACTTTAATCTTTTCAtatttcaaatcttttaatttgtttaaacAATTTGTTATATATCCTTGAATATTAGTTCTTCCAATTCTAACCGTACCGTACCATTCTCCCTGTATGGTGAATTAATACATGTTtccaaattattatttaatttgtaccAATGCTAGAATCATGGTCAAAATATGTGAGTAAACGATCTGTTAAAAATGtctctaattaaaaattattatttaatttttatatatttaaagatttttttatattctaaatcatatctttataaaaatatattttcatataaaaaactattctaatataaatttaaataattatttaaatatataaatgtaataaataattaaatatatattaaaattaaattatatataaaataaatattgttactttttttttccatGATATCTTTCAATCTAGTGAGTTAAACATTAATTGGTTACGAATCTAAAATTTATCTTAAGATTTGTCTGTCTAATAGATTGTTGTATACATAAGATGAAATTTAAACTTTTCGCATTTATAGCAGACTAGCGGCTCAACTAATTACTAGATCAACTAAAATTAGTTGTTATTGCTTCTAAGTTCTAATTTAATACAAATATACaatgaaaaaattatataagatAATATTACTCCAAGATACTAACattctttgtttaatttgtttaataaaataaatatatataatcctTACAGTTGAAAAGTGCACA
The genomic region above belongs to Arachis stenosperma cultivar V10309 chromosome 5, arast.V10309.gnm1.PFL2, whole genome shotgun sequence and contains:
- the LOC130981524 gene encoding putative F-box protein At4g22660 encodes the protein MDEINRWADIDEDLLKEISKRFHAYDDYLQLRMVCKEWSLKLPKIPNGNKIPWLLLPDETVKNHSYEDEEIYHLMQLAAADDETLDTCVLEEKDIYHIMLPEMQSDNKFIRGSGHGWVIVQSISDGTMQMLNPFTNRSLDLPPVSTLPTIIDYQPDNHGDEYTTWDFRDIRITLDRDSVHRFQVFKVIINSSPEHDIENFMAVVIFGPNQRLAFYKPGNMRWVEFPTRDKRFEDVIFFQEKIYAINNDGQLYEFDTKIRAGLKGGIHETRPPSEIPVGPHEPKCLIGCANGSLLMLVRYLRHPFLRRIRRDFETYKFDIYELKRNRKEWSTLDNLGNYILVIGFNSSVQIPMPFLSKGNQIWFTDNQTAMQSSFYDPVFQDIGIFDLDHGNFQRVLLEVKFFCPPVWLLP